TGCCGCCGATCCTGCCGAGCAAGGTCGTCGGCGTCGGGCGCAACTACGCCGCCCACGCCAGCGAGCTCGGCAACGAGGTCCCGTCCGCGCCGCTGCTGTTCCTCAAGCCGCCGACGTCGATCATCGGCCCGGGCGCCCCGATCCGGCTGCCGATCGACTCCAAGCAGGTCGAGCACGAGGCCGAGCTGGCGATCGTGATCGGCGGCCGCGGCGCCCGCCAGGTCTCCCGCGAGGACGCGCTCAAGTCGATCTTCGGCTACACCTGCGCCAACGACGTCACCGCGCGCGACCAGCAGCGCTCCGACGTCCAGTTCACCCGGGCCAAGGGCTACGACTCGTTCTGCCCGCTGGGCCCGTGGATCGAGACCGATTTCGACTACGCCGACGCCGGGGTGCAGGCGCTCGTCAACGACGTCGTCAAGCAGGACGGCCGCACGAAGGACATGATCTTCGACGTGCCGACGCTGGTCTCGTACGTCTCGCACGTCATGACGCTGCTGCCCGGCGACGTGATCCTCACCGGCACGCCGGCCGGCGTCGGCCCGATCGTCGCCGGTGACGCGGTCAGCGTCCGCATCGAGGGCCTGGGCACCCTCACCAACCCCGTCGCCAACCGCGCATGAAGGGAACATCCGTGTCCCGCGATCCGTCCGTCCGGGTCCGATTCTGTCCGTCGCCGACCGGCAACCCGCACGTCGGACTGGTCCGGACCTGCCTGTTCAACTGGGCCTACGCCCGGCACCACGGCGGGACGTTCGTCTTCCGGATCGAAGACACCGACGCCGCCCGCGACTCCCAGGAGTCGTACCAGCAGCTGCTGGACTCGCTGCGCTGGCTCGGCCTGGACTGGGACGAGGGTCCGGAGGTCGGGGGCTCGTACGGTCCCTATCGCCAGTCCGAGCGCCGTTCGATCTACGTCGACGTCGTCTCGAAGCTGCAGGAGGCCGGCTATCTCTACGAGTCGTTCTCGTCGGCGGAGGAGATCGAGGCGCGGCACCGCGCAGCGGGCCGCGACCCGAAGCTCGGGTACGACAACCACGACCGGTCGCTGACCGAGGCTCAGAAGGAGGCGTTCCGCGCCGACGGTCGTTCTCCGGTGCTGCGGTTCCGCATGCCCGACGACTCGATCGGCTGGACCGACCTGGTGCGCGGCGACGTCGTGTTCGCCCCCGGCACGGTGCCCGACTACGTCGTCGTGCGCGGTAACGGCGACCCGCTGTACCCGCTGGTCAACCCGGTCGACGACGCGATGATGCGGATCACCCACGTCCTCCGGGGCGAGGACCTGCTGCCGAGCACCCCGCGTCAGATCGCGCTGCACCGCGCGCTGATCGACGTCGGCGTCTCCGAGCGGGTGCCGGAGTTCGGCCACCTGCCGTACGTGATGGGGGAGGGCAACAAGAAGCTCTCCAAGCGCGATCCCCAGGCGAACCTGCTGCACTACCGGGACGCCGGCTACCTCCCCGAGGGCCTGCTGAACTACCTCGCGCTGCTCGGCTGGTCGATCGCCGAGGACCGCGACATCTTCACGCTGCGCGAGATGGCCGAGGCGTTCGACGTCCGCCGGGTGAGCCCGAACCCGGCCCGCTTCGACGCGAAGAAGTGCGAGGCGATCAACGCGGCGCACCTTCGTCTGCTGGCGCCCGACGACTTCGCCTCGCGGCTGGTGCCGTTCCTGGCCGGAGCGGGGTTGGTGGCGTCGGAGCCGACGCCGTCCGAGCAGAAGTTGCTCACCGCGGCTGCGCCGCTGGTGCAGGAGCGGATGCCGGTGCTCGGTCAGGCTCCCGGGATGCTCGGGTTCCTGTTCGTGAAAGACATCACTGTCGACGACGACGTGCAGGCGAAGGTCCTGGGAGCCGACGCCGGGCCGATTCTGGACGCTACGGTTTCGGCCCTCTCCGGGCTGGCGTCGTGGACCGCGGCGGACATCGAAGGGGCCCTGAAGGGTGCCCTGGTGGACGGGCTGGGGTTGAAGCCGAGGAAGGCGTTTGCGCCGGTCCGGGCGGCTATCACGGGCCGGACGGTGTCGCCGCCGCTCTACGAGTCGATGGAGCTGCTGGGGTCGGAGCGGTCGCTCGCCCGGCTCCGGGCCGCGCGCGAACTCGTCGCCGCCTGAACGCCGCCCGAGGGGTGGGCCGGGGCCGATTTGGGACCGGCCCGCATCCTCGGCTAGAGTTACTGACGTTGCGAGCGGATGACAGCCAAGCAGACGCGAGCAGCGCCATTGGGGTATGGGGTAATTGGCAGCCCGACGGTTTCTGGTTCCGTTAGTCTAGGTTCGAGTCCTGGTACCCCAGCTCAGCAGCGTTCGGACCGTCCCGAACGTTGTCCTAGGGCCCCGTCGTCTAGCGGCCTAGGACGCCGCCCTCTCAAGGCGGTAGCGCCGGTTCGAATCCGGTCGGGGCTACGCAGTACGAAGGGCAGGTCGCCGAGCGACCTGCCCTTCGTCGTTGCCGGCGCGTGGTTCGAGGCCCGGCGCTGATCCAGATCGCGGTCGGGGCCCCGCGGAGACATCGCTCCGGCGTGGGGCTGGGTAGCCCGCATGACGGGCTCGACGGATGGTGCTGGCGGGGCTGACGGAAGAGCACTCGTTCGAGGTTCGTGAGGCGGTGCCGTCGTCGACTTCGGGCGGGACTCGGGGGCGGTCGTGACACCGAAGTTGAGCATCGAGGGCAGGACTCATTCGAGCGGGTGGTCCTCGACTTGGAGGGCCGGCTCCGGGCGCGGTCACGGGAATCGGGCCGGCTCCGGGAGCACGGTCCCGGTGGCGGCAGCGCCCGGCGGCTGCTCGCCCGGGGCGGGCAACGGTGGGCGCGAACCTTGGCCGATGCGCGGTTCTTGTTGGCCGCGATGCTGGTCGAGCAACGGTGGGCAGCTTCGCTGGACCGATGGGTCCGCCGAGCGGGACAGCAACTCCGGGATGGCCGGGTGCCCGGCGCGCGGCGGTCGCCGACTGCGGCTGAAACCCGATTGCCGGCACGCCTCGGTGGTGGTTCGGGCGATCGAACGGCTCGACCGGGCGGGCCTCTTCGCTCGGCAGCGGCCAGCGGCGCAGCGCTTTCCAATGGGCCCAGGGCTTTCCGGTGCCCCGGAACAGGCATGGGGATCACTCGCCTCGGTGCTGAGGGGTCCGCGTGTCGTTTCGTGACACGCCGGGCGAATAGGGGTCGATTCGCCCCAGGTGGAGTTTCCTGCCCCGTCCGGCTCGCTGACATCAACTGTGTCCGATTCATCCTGTTAAATGGGCCATGACAGAGCCATGTACAGGTTTGAGCAAGGCCGTCCGGCCGGCCCGATTGTGGACAGGTAGGTGTTGATATGAAGCCCAGGTTCCGACGTCTCGCATATGCAGGCGCTGCGACCGTGGGAGCGGGGGTCGTCGCATTCGTTCTGGCGGGAGGGCCGACCGCGAACGCGGACGAGTGCTCCTCCACCCGAACGGCTCTCGCTGCCGAATGCACGACGGCGGCCCAGGCGGCCGCGCTGGTGGGGCGGCCGGGCGCTCCGCTCGCGGCCACGCCGAACGAGGCCAGCCCACCGGCCGAGGAGTCCGGAGCCAACCCCGTGCAGCCGGGATCGTCGACCGGCCCCGAGGTGCCCGAGACGCCGGGCGAGGAGTCGGGAGCCAACCCGGTGCAGCCGCAGGCGTCCACGCCGCCGGAGGTGCCGGAGACCACCCCGCCGGAGGAGACCGGCACGCAGCCGGTGACGCCGGAGTCGCCGTCGTCCTCGCCGAGCGAGACGCCGGGTGAGGAGAGCGGGAACCAGCCGCAGGTCCCCAGCAGCTCGCCGCCGGCCGGCCCGACCGGAGGAGAGAACCAGCCGCAGCTGCCGGTCACCGGCCGCAAGGACGGCGCCGCCCTGGGCGCCATCGGCGGCGCGACCGTCCTAGCCGGCGCCGGCCTGGTAGCGGCCGCCCGCCGCCGTCGCCGCACAAACTGACCCGCACGAACTGAACCGCACGAACTCACCCGCACGTACGACGAAGGGCCTCGGCGAAGCCGAGGCCCTTCGTCTTCCCAACAACGGTGGTGCCACCTAGCGCGTCCAGGGCGGCGCTGGCAGTCGAGCGCGCCGACGCCGTGGCATCAGCGAAGCGCCATAAGGAGGCGCGCTCGCCTGCCAGCGTCGTTCTGGACGCGCTCGGCCTTAAAGTCCCGACAACCGTTGGCCGGCGCGGATGACTTGTACCGCGTGACGTTCGCCCGGACGGCGGCCCAGGCGCTCGATCGGCCCCGAGATCGAGATCGCCGCGATCACCCGCCCCTGACGATCACGCACCGGCGCCGACACCGACGCCACCCCCGGCTCGCGCTCCGCGACACTCGACGCCCACCCGCGACGCCGCACTTCGGCCAGCGTCCGCCCGGAAAACCGGCACCGGGGCAGCAAGGGAAGCACCGACTCCGGCGGCTCCCAGGCGAGCAGCACCTGCGCGCCGGACCCGGCGGTGATCGGCAGCGCGGTACCGACCGGCACCGTGTCACGTAGGCCGCTCGACCGCTCGGCCGCGGCCACGCAGATCCGCTCGTCGGCCCTCCGCAGGTAGAGCTGTGTGCTCTCGCCGGTCGCGTCCCGCAGCTGCGAGAGCACCGGGGCGGCCGCGGTCAGCAACGCGTCCGGCGCCGCGTTCGCCAGCTCCGCGAGCCGCGGGCCCGGACGCCAGCGCCCGGCCTCGTCGCGCACCAGCAACCGGTGCGCCTCGAGGGCCTGCGCGAGCCGGTGCGCGGTCGCGCGGGGCAGGCCGGACCGCTCGACGAGCTCGGCCAGGCTGGC
This sequence is a window from Cryptosporangium phraense. Protein-coding genes within it:
- a CDS encoding fumarylacetoacetate hydrolase family protein, coding for MRIALFAHPGGRAFGAVEGPAGTDDPEALTIAELEGVPFSGIRYTGERWALADVELLPPILPSKVVGVGRNYAAHASELGNEVPSAPLLFLKPPTSIIGPGAPIRLPIDSKQVEHEAELAIVIGGRGARQVSREDALKSIFGYTCANDVTARDQQRSDVQFTRAKGYDSFCPLGPWIETDFDYADAGVQALVNDVVKQDGRTKDMIFDVPTLVSYVSHVMTLLPGDVILTGTPAGVGPIVAGDAVSVRIEGLGTLTNPVANRA
- the gltX gene encoding glutamate--tRNA ligase: MKGTSVSRDPSVRVRFCPSPTGNPHVGLVRTCLFNWAYARHHGGTFVFRIEDTDAARDSQESYQQLLDSLRWLGLDWDEGPEVGGSYGPYRQSERRSIYVDVVSKLQEAGYLYESFSSAEEIEARHRAAGRDPKLGYDNHDRSLTEAQKEAFRADGRSPVLRFRMPDDSIGWTDLVRGDVVFAPGTVPDYVVVRGNGDPLYPLVNPVDDAMMRITHVLRGEDLLPSTPRQIALHRALIDVGVSERVPEFGHLPYVMGEGNKKLSKRDPQANLLHYRDAGYLPEGLLNYLALLGWSIAEDRDIFTLREMAEAFDVRRVSPNPARFDAKKCEAINAAHLRLLAPDDFASRLVPFLAGAGLVASEPTPSEQKLLTAAAPLVQERMPVLGQAPGMLGFLFVKDITVDDDVQAKVLGADAGPILDATVSALSGLASWTAADIEGALKGALVDGLGLKPRKAFAPVRAAITGRTVSPPLYESMELLGSERSLARLRAARELVAA
- a CDS encoding LPXTG cell wall anchor domain-containing protein: MGAGVVAFVLAGGPTANADECSSTRTALAAECTTAAQAAALVGRPGAPLAATPNEASPPAEESGANPVQPGSSTGPEVPETPGEESGANPVQPQASTPPEVPETTPPEETGTQPVTPESPSSSPSETPGEESGNQPQVPSSSPPAGPTGGENQPQLPVTGRKDGAALGAIGGATVLAGAGLVAAARRRRRTN
- a CDS encoding IclR family transcriptional regulator, yielding MSGVGVLDKAVAILEATVDGASLAELVERSGLPRATAHRLAQALEAHRLLVRDEAGRWRPGPRLAELANAAPDALLTAAAPVLSQLRDATGESTQLYLRRADERICVAAAERSSGLRDTVPVGTALPITAGSGAQVLLAWEPPESVLPLLPRCRFSGRTLAEVRRRGWASSVAEREPGVASVSAPVRDRQGRVIAAISISGPIERLGRRPGERHAVQVIRAGQRLSGL